Below is a genomic region from Streptomyces roseoviridis.
GAGGGCGGGGGAGCCGTCGGCGGTCCGGGCGCCCTCGGCGGCGAGCCGGCGGATGCCGGCGGCGGAGCCGTGGGCGTCGACGACGACGCTCGCGCCGTCGCAGTCCTTCTCGTACTGCCGGGCGAGCTCGCGGACGACGGGGGCGAAGGCGGTGGATCCGGTGACGGTGAGGGTTCCCCGGGCGCAGCCCATGGGCGGCGGGGTGTCGTCGCGGACCACGATGATCGAGGCGAGGGCGACGACGCAGGCGGTGAGGGTGACGGTGACGGCGCGGGCGGCGCGGCTGAAGACGGGCGTCTTGTCGTCGACGGTGGTGCTGTGGTTGACGTGGATGTCGCCGTCGCGGATCTCGCCCGTGACGGTGACGGGGCTGCCGACGGGCCCGCCGGTGAGCAGGGCGAGCAGTTTGACGTACTGGCCGCGGTTGAGCGGCACCCGGGGCAGCCTGATCTCGGAGCCGTGCCGGCCGAGCGCGGCGGTGCCGGACGGGGTGTGGGTGAGGGCGGCGGCCCGGACCGTCCGGCCGGTGAAGGAGACCGTCAGTCCGTGGGTCTCGCCGTGGTAGTCCTCCCGGCCGATCGAGACGCCGCCGTCGTTCTCGATCCGCAGCAGGACGAGCGTGGCGTCCGCCATGTTCGGTTGCTCGTTGAACAGTCCCAGGCGGGCGTCGTCCCGTTCACCCACCGGGGTGTCCAGCTGCACCCGGTATCCGATCCGCTTGCGGCGCGGTATCCGCCGCTCGATCACGAGCGAGGCGAGGGTGACGGCCACACCGAGCAGCGCGGTGAGGACGGCGATGACGTTCTCGGGGCTGACCCAGTCCACGGACGCCACCGTACGGACGTGTGTGCGGCTCCGGTGGGGGAGCCCGCGTACCGCCACCTGGAGTTCCGCCTTCCGTCATCTGTTGCCGGGGGTGGCGGGCGTGGGTCTAATGGCGACGAGGGGGCCTTCCGCAGGAGGAGAACCCCATGCGTGTCGTCGAAGTGAGCGAGTACGGCGGACCCGAGGTGCTGAGGATGGCCCGCCGCCCCGAGCCCGAGGCCGGTGACGTGCCGGGCCGGGTGCGGGTGAGGCTGAAGGCGGCCGGTGTGACCGTCGCGGACCTGAGGATCCGCGCGGGCCTGTACGTCCACGAGACGGGCGACCTGCGGCCGCCGTTCGTCCTGGGCACGGACTTCGCCGGCCGGCTGCTCGACCCGGCCCCCGGCCCCGAGGGCGGCCTCCCGGCCGGCACCCGGGTGGCGGGCTTCCGGCCCTGGCTCCAGGAGCTGAGCGGCGAGGGCACCTACGCGGAGGTCATCCAGGTCGACCCCGCCTGGCTGGCGCCCGTCCCGGACGACGTGGACTTCACGGCGGCCGCCTCCGTCCCGCTCGCCGCCGTCACCGCCCGCCAGGCCCTGGACCGGCTCCGGCTCCCGGCCGGGTCGACGCTGCTGGTCACGGGCGCCAGCGGGGTGGTCGGACGCTTCGCCGTCCAGTTCGCGGCGGCGGCCGGCCTGGAGGTGGTGGCCGTCTCCTACGAGGGCGACGAGAGCGAGCTGAAGGTCCTCGGCGCCAAGCACTGCGTGACCCGCGGCGAACCGGCGGAGGTGCTCACCAGGGTCCTCGATCACGCCCCCGAACGCGTGCACGCCGTCTTCGACGGGGCCCTGACCGGCCCGCCGATGCTCGCCGCGGTGAAGGACGGCGGCGTCTTCCTCGCCCTCGCCCCGGACCGCGCGCCGGCCGCCGAGCGGGAGATCCGCGTGGAGACCGCCCTCGCGACCCCCGACGCCCGTGCCCTGAAGGAGATCCTCCAGCAGGTGGCGGACCGGCAGCTCATCACCCGAGTGGCCGACGTCATGCCCCTGGAAGAGGCCGCCGAGGCCCACCGCCGCGCGGAATCGGGCCACCGGCCCGGCCGGATCATCCTGATGATCTGAGATCCGGCCGGAGCGGGGGCCGCCGGGGTCACTTTGCGAAGTAACCCTGCACGTCGGCGATGAGGTCCGTCGTGCCGGCGTGGTTGTAGAACGTCACCTTTCCGTCCTTCACCGGGACGGTGACGAGGTTGGGCACGGTCGCCCCGGCGGGCACGTTCAGGTGGGACGCGCCGGGGCGGGCGGTGCCGTAGGGGTACGCGGTGACGTACGTGGGCGCCGTGGTGTTGGTGGCGGTCACGTTGAGCACGACCGCCGTGACGTCGATGCCCGAGACACCCGACCGCCCCGCGACGGGCAGCGTCACCGTACGTCCGGGGCCGACCTTGGCCTTGACCACGCCCGTCCCGTTACGGGTGTCCATGAGCCGGGCCGGGACCAGCGGCTCGTACCGCGATCCGGGGCCGTCCACGTAGTACCCCTGCACGTCGGCGAGGAGATCGACGGCGCCGGCGTGGTTGTACAGATAGACCTCGCCGTTGGGTGACGACGTAGCCGTCGCCGAGCAGGGCCTCGTCCGGCGGCACGGTCACCGAGGACTTCGCCGTAGTCGTAGACGCCGGCCTGCCCATATGCGAACCGGTTCAAGAATGGGCCGTCAGTGTCGCGCGCTCCGCCTGAGCGGAAAAGTGCGGCCTCGTTCGGACCGGTTCGGTCCGGTCCAGACCATTGACAGGTCCAGACCAATCGCGCTGTGCTTGCCTTCCCCCACCGGAAGGACGAGCGCATGCTGCGACGTCTGCTCACTGTCCTCGCCGCGATCTGTACGGTCGTCGGCCTCGCCGTACTCCTCCCCACCGCGCAGGCCGGCGCCGCCCCCGCCTGCGTCGCCGCCTGGAACTCCTCCAGCGTCTACACCGGCGGCATGACCGCCTCGTACAACGGCCGCAACTGGTACGCCAAGTGGTGGACCCAGAACGAGCGTCCCGGCTCCGCCGACGTCTGGCGTGACGAGGGCGCCTGCGGAGGCGGGGGCACGACTCCGCCGCCCACGCCCTCCGGATTCGTCGTCTCCGAGGCCCAGTTCAACCAGATGTTCCCGAGCCGGAACCCCTTCTACACGTACGCCGGTCTCACCGCCGCGCTCAGCGCGTACCCGGGCTTCGCCACCACCGGCAGCGACACCGTGAAGAAGCAGGAGGCCGCCGCCTTCCTCGCCAACGTCCACCACGAGACCGGCGGCCTCGTCCACGTCGTCGAGCAGAACACCGCCAACTACCCGCACTACTGCGACGCCACCCAGCCTTACGGCTGCCCCGCCGGCCAGGCCGCCTACTACGGCCGCGGCCCGATCCAGCTCTCCTGGAACTTCAACTACAAGGCGGCCGGCGACGCCCTCGGCATCAACCTGCTGAACGACCCCTACCGCGTCGAGCGCGAACCGGCCGTCGCCTGGAAGACCGGCCTCTGGTACTGGAACACCCAGAACGGCCCCGGCACCATGACCGCCCACAACGCCATGGTCAACGGCGCCGGCTTCGGCGAGACCATCCGCTCCATCAACGGCGCCCTGGAATGCAACGGCGGCAACCCGGCCCAGGTGCAGAGCCGGGTCACCAAGTACCAGCAGTTCACCCAGATCCTGGGCGTCCCGACCGGTTCCAACCTCTACTGCTAGACCGGGGCTCCTCAGCCCTGCCAGGCGACGAACGAGGACCACGCGGACGGCTCGACGGCGAACGTCGGGCCGTCCTGCGTCTTGGAGTCACGGACGTGGACGGCGTGGGGGCAGGTGGCGACCTCGACGCAGTTGCCGCCACTGTCGTCGCTGTACGAGGACTTGTGCCAGTCGAAGGCGACCTCGACGCAGTTGCCGCCACTGCCGTCGCTGTAGCTGGACTTGAACCAGCTCAGGGGCTTGTTCATCTTCCGTCTCCTGCCAACCGCTTGATGAGCGTCACGGACGCGTCGGCGCTCAGGGCCTGTGACCGGATCTTCGCATAGCGCTGGGAGTATGTGGTCACCTTCGCCGGGTCGCTGATCAGCAGGCTCTCGTCCTGTACGTCCAGGTAGACGAGCCGGTCATGCTCTGGTGTCTCGACGAGGTTCAGCTCACCCCGGTCGGCTGCGTACTCCCCCTTCAGGCCGGCGTCCAGAGGCAGGACGAAGAGGCTGACATTGCGCCGCCCAGCACACTCCACCAGATACTCAAGCTGTTCGCTCATGATCTCCCAGCTGCCGAACGGTCGCCGCAGCGTCGACTCGTCCAGCACCAGCTCGATCATGCAGGACGGCCTGCGGTCGAACAGGGCCTTGCGGCCCATGCGCATCTGGACCAGCTCCTCGACCCGCTCCGGGGTCGTCTCCGGGTAGCTCCCGTTGATCAGGGCCCGGGCGTACCGCTCCGTCTGGAACAGCCCGTGAATGACTTGGTTCGCGTACAGATAGAGGCTCAGGGCCTTCTGCTCGATCGGAAGGTATCCCCGGAACTTCTGCGGCAGCTTCTCCATCCGTACGAGCTCCCGCAGCTCCTCGAACACCCCCGTCCCGTCCCCCAGCACCTCCTCCAGCTTCACCAGCATCTCGTCGCTCACCGGCTGCGCCAGCGTCTCCATCGCGCTCACCGCCGCGCCGCTGTACCCCATGCGCGCCCCCAACTGCTCCTGCGTCAGTCCCGCGCGCTGGCGCATTCGCTTTGCCAGCACCGCGGCCATGCGTGCCGCCGGGCCCGCCGTTTCCTTGTTTTCCGATCGTGCCATTCGCGTCCCCATTCGGTCTCGACCGATCTCAACCGGTCTCAACTGCTCCCCGCCGAATTCGACTGCCTGCAAGGCGCGTTGACGCAGGTCAACGGGTTGCCGACGCGCCCTCGCAGTCGTGGAAAACGCTAGCGTCGGCGCGGGAACATGTCCCTGTGAATGCCTCAAAATCTGAGCGGGATTCGGTCCCGTGTGATTGGATTCCCCATTCCGGTTTCCAGCTCCGCAAGGCCGGTGTGCAATTCGACGCCGTCCGCGTCGACGGGGACGACGGCCGGCGCCTCGCCGAATGGATGGGGGTCCTCACCGGAGGGGAGCCGGGGCCGGTCGTCGTGGAGGAGAACGGGCGGCGCGGGGTCTACTTCCTCCTCCCGCCGGGGACGACGGCCCACCGGTCGTGGCCCCGTGGGGTGACGCGGTTCAATTCAGGCCCCGCCCATGTGAGTTACGTGCCGGTGCCCGCGCTGACGGGCAGGACCTGGCCGCTCGCCTGGCGGTTCCCGCCGACCGGCCCGGACCGGTTCGTCCATCCGCTGCTCCTGCGGAGTGCCGTGACGGAGCTGCTCGTGTGACGGGCGGCCGATTCACGGCTGGCTCGTCGTCTGGGCCCCGGGAGGTGGAGAGCGAGCGGCGGCTCGATCTGGCGACCGGCGCCGTCAGGCTCTGGACGTGCTGCACCACACTGGCGGCAAGGGCGATCCGGCCTTCCGGGCCGCCATGGACGAACTCCGCGCAGTGGACGACGAGGCCACACGGGCGGTGTCCGAGTGAGCGCTGGCGGGAGTACGACCCGGACGAGGACGCATGACGCCTTCGTGCCGGGCGGCATGTTCACCTATCTCGCCTATCTCGTTCTGCCTCGTCACGAGTGCGTCTGCATCCGGCAGGGCGACTTACTGGTGACCGCCGCGCCGGCGCGGCACCGGTAGGGCCGGGAGCTCCTTCGCCCACGCCGTCCGGCGCAGGTACGTCGTGTAGGCGGCCTGGCAGTAAGGGGCCCACGCGACGTCGGTGAGCCAGGGCTTGTCGGGGCCGAGGAAGTGGATGATCCGGGGGGCGGCGTCGTGGCGGGGGCCGAGGAGCTCCTCGTCGACCGGACAGTTCCATTCCGGCGGGAGTTCGGCCCACGCGCCGCCGCTCACCGCGTTGAGCGCTTCCTGGTCGGCGAAGCGCATGTCCGGGTGGCTCCGCGCGTAGTGCAGGGCGCGTTCGCGGATGCGGGCGGTCCGCCAGCGGTCGAGGTCGATGACCATGACGCCCGCGTTGAAGTACTTGGTGCGCGCGGGGAGTCCGAGCTCGCGGTAGTCCGGCACGCCCAGGTCGGAGGAGACGTACGGGATGCCCTTGTCCTGCGCGACGGCGAACGGCTGCCCTCCGAGGTCGATGCGCCACAGCGGGGACAGGTCGCGGAGCACCAGGATGTCGGCGTCGAGGTAGATCAGGCGCCGGTAGGCGGCGGGGAGGAGCTCGGGCAGGAACCAGCGGCCGTAGACGTTGCGGTTGAGGTGGAGGACGAACTCGTGGTCCGAGAGCGGGAGTCCGTCGAGGTTCTCGCGGGGGAGCGGGACGAAGCGGACCCGCGTGCCCGGCGGCCAGGAGGCGAGGACGCGGGCGCGGGTGGGCGCGGTGATGCCGAGGTCGAGGACCACGATCTCCAGGGGCTCGGCCCCGGCGTGGTGGTCGATGAGCGAGCGTCCCGCGACGGCCATCGGCAGTGCGTACGCCTCGTCCACCGCGAACCCCACGCAGGTCCGCTCGTGCCGTGCCGCGGTCCCGTCGTCGCCTGCCATCCGGCCTCCCCCGCGGTGTCCGTACGGTAGGGCAGACGGGCAGACTAGGCGCCCACCGTCCGTCGGACAGCGACGGAACCGGCCAAGCTTTGGCCAAAGCCCCTGGGGGTGGGGTCAGTCCTCGCCGCCCGCCGTTTCGCCTGCCTCGACGGCCTCCAGTGCCTCCATCGCCTTCGAGAGCCGTTCCAGGACCCGTACGGTCTCGTCGAACGCCTCCTGGCCGCCCAGCTCCCGCGTGAGGCGGGCCGCCAGGTCCGCGTGGCCCGGGTCGATCCGCCGGATCGCGGCGCGGCCGGTTTCCGTCGGGGTGAGGAGCTTGGCCCGGCGGTGGGCGGGGTTCGGGGCGTAGGCGGCCAGGCCGTCCCGTACGAGCAGGTCGGCGACGCGCTGGACGCTCTGGCGGGTGATGCCCATGACGCGGGCGATCCCGGCGACCGGCAGCGGCTCGGTCAGTACGGCGCCGAGGACCTGCCACCGGGCGGCGGTCAGGCCGGCCGGGGCGGCCAGTCTCTCGGAGACGGCCAGGAACTGGCCGTTGAGACGGAAGACGCCCAGCGCCGTGCGGGACAGGGCCTCCTGCTGCGCGCGGGTCACGGGGTCAGTCCTCGTCCGCGTTGAGCTCGGCGAAGGCCGCCGGGTCGGAATGGTGGAAGAGCCGGTACCAGGCGTCCCGCTTGCCCTCGTACGCGCCGAGGCGGGCGAAGATCTCACGGGCGAAGGCGACCGGTTCGGTCGGGCCCGCGGTGATCAGGTCGCCGTCCCTGACGGCGTCGGCCTCCACGTACCGCTCGCCGCCCTTGTAGCCGGTGGCCGCCAGGTAGAAGGAGGCGGCGCTGGTGTGCGGGCGGTCGTCGAGCAGGCCCTCCTTGGCGAGCCCGGCGGTGGCGCCGCAGATCGCCGCGACGGGGACACCGGCGTCGAGGAAGGCGCGGGCCTTGGCGGTGAAGGGGGCGAGCTCGTCGCCCTCGTCGTACTGCTCGGCGCCCGGGAGGATCAGCAGGGCGCTGTCCTCGGGCGTGAGGTCGGCGAGGGAGAGGTCCGGGACGATCCGGATGCCGGCGATCGTCGTCACGGGCTCCCCGGCGGTCGTGCCGACGGTCCGGACCGTGTAGCCGGCGCGCGCGAGCCAGGCGGTGGCGTGGCCCGTCTCCCAGTCGGCGAGCGTGTCGTAGACGGCGAGATGGACGGTGGTGCGGGCGTCGGTGGTGGCGTTGGTGGTGCTGGCGTCGGTGGTGCGGGCGGTGCTGGTCATGGCGGCCTCCCCGGCTCCGTGGGACGAATCTCCCTATGACAGAAGGCTGTCATGATGACAGGATGCTGTCAATGGCGTTCGGAATTCGTCGAGGGAGTCAACGTGTCGGGTCCGCCCCCGTCTCGGTGGACAAGATGGTCATGGCCCCTCCCACCTGCGCATACCTACGCTCGACGCATGACCCCTCATGTCGAACCCGACCCCCAGGCCGGTGCGGCCGTCAAAGCGGCCGACCGCGCGCACGTCTTCCACTCCTGGTCCGCCCAGGGCCTGATCGACCCGCT
It encodes:
- a CDS encoding DUF397 domain-containing protein → MNKPLSWFKSSYSDGSGGNCVEVAFDWHKSSYSDDSGGNCVEVATCPHAVHVRDSKTQDGPTFAVEPSAWSSFVAWQG
- a CDS encoding MarR family winged helix-turn-helix transcriptional regulator, with product MTRAQQEALSRTALGVFRLNGQFLAVSERLAAPAGLTAARWQVLGAVLTEPLPVAGIARVMGITRQSVQRVADLLVRDGLAAYAPNPAHRRAKLLTPTETGRAAIRRIDPGHADLAARLTRELGGQEAFDETVRVLERLSKAMEALEAVEAGETAGGED
- a CDS encoding DJ-1/PfpI family protein produces the protein MTSTARTTDASTTNATTDARTTVHLAVYDTLADWETGHATAWLARAGYTVRTVGTTAGEPVTTIAGIRIVPDLSLADLTPEDSALLILPGAEQYDEGDELAPFTAKARAFLDAGVPVAAICGATAGLAKEGLLDDRPHTSAASFYLAATGYKGGERYVEADAVRDGDLITAGPTEPVAFAREIFARLGAYEGKRDAWYRLFHHSDPAAFAELNADED
- a CDS encoding substrate-binding domain-containing protein — protein: MDWVSPENVIAVLTALLGVAVTLASLVIERRIPRRKRIGYRVQLDTPVGERDDARLGLFNEQPNMADATLVLLRIENDGGVSIGREDYHGETHGLTVSFTGRTVRAAALTHTPSGTAALGRHGSEIRLPRVPLNRGQYVKLLALLTGGPVGSPVTVTGEIRDGDIHVNHSTTVDDKTPVFSRAARAVTVTLTACVVALASIIVVRDDTPPPMGCARGTLTVTGSTAFAPVVRELARQYEKDCDGASVVVDAHGSAAGIRRLAAEGARTADGSPALIALSDGRKPGGHPQLREHMVAVSLYTLVLNDDVPLENLTLDQIRRLYRGETDNWRRLGGPDLPVRLVSRDANSGTREVFQRRVLGRNEPAHSSRDCAHKDDPEARVVRCELDSTEQVLSTVAALPGALGYTELRSGTGLAGLHRIAVDGRRPALDEIGASPYPFREITYAYTWGQPPADSLTSSFLTYLSRGGGQAVISTHGHLPCSTPKGLRICGEG
- a CDS encoding helix-turn-helix transcriptional regulator — encoded protein: MARSENKETAGPAARMAAVLAKRMRQRAGLTQEQLGARMGYSGAAVSAMETLAQPVSDEMLVKLEEVLGDGTGVFEELRELVRMEKLPQKFRGYLPIEQKALSLYLYANQVIHGLFQTERYARALINGSYPETTPERVEELVQMRMGRKALFDRRPSCMIELVLDESTLRRPFGSWEIMSEQLEYLVECAGRRNVSLFVLPLDAGLKGEYAADRGELNLVETPEHDRLVYLDVQDESLLISDPAKVTTYSQRYAKIRSQALSADASVTLIKRLAGDGR
- a CDS encoding glycoside hydrolase family 19 protein; protein product: MLRRLLTVLAAICTVVGLAVLLPTAQAGAAPACVAAWNSSSVYTGGMTASYNGRNWYAKWWTQNERPGSADVWRDEGACGGGGTTPPPTPSGFVVSEAQFNQMFPSRNPFYTYAGLTAALSAYPGFATTGSDTVKKQEAAAFLANVHHETGGLVHVVEQNTANYPHYCDATQPYGCPAGQAAYYGRGPIQLSWNFNYKAAGDALGINLLNDPYRVEREPAVAWKTGLWYWNTQNGPGTMTAHNAMVNGAGFGETIRSINGALECNGGNPAQVQSRVTKYQQFTQILGVPTGSNLYC
- a CDS encoding NADP-dependent oxidoreductase is translated as MRVVEVSEYGGPEVLRMARRPEPEAGDVPGRVRVRLKAAGVTVADLRIRAGLYVHETGDLRPPFVLGTDFAGRLLDPAPGPEGGLPAGTRVAGFRPWLQELSGEGTYAEVIQVDPAWLAPVPDDVDFTAAASVPLAAVTARQALDRLRLPAGSTLLVTGASGVVGRFAVQFAAAAGLEVVAVSYEGDESELKVLGAKHCVTRGEPAEVLTRVLDHAPERVHAVFDGALTGPPMLAAVKDGGVFLALAPDRAPAAEREIRVETALATPDARALKEILQQVADRQLITRVADVMPLEEAAEAHRRAESGHRPGRIILMI
- a CDS encoding glycosyltransferase family 8 protein — protein: MAGDDGTAARHERTCVGFAVDEAYALPMAVAGRSLIDHHAGAEPLEIVVLDLGITAPTRARVLASWPPGTRVRFVPLPRENLDGLPLSDHEFVLHLNRNVYGRWFLPELLPAAYRRLIYLDADILVLRDLSPLWRIDLGGQPFAVAQDKGIPYVSSDLGVPDYRELGLPARTKYFNAGVMVIDLDRWRTARIRERALHYARSHPDMRFADQEALNAVSGGAWAELPPEWNCPVDEELLGPRHDAAPRIIHFLGPDKPWLTDVAWAPYCQAAYTTYLRRTAWAKELPALPVPRRRGGHQ